A single genomic interval of Juglans regia cultivar Chandler chromosome 1, Walnut 2.0, whole genome shotgun sequence harbors:
- the LOC109012751 gene encoding probable indole-3-pyruvate monooxygenase YUCCA5 yields the protein MENLFRLADHESFFSRRCIWVNGPAIIGAGPSGLATAACLREQGVPFVVLERAECIASLWQKRTYDRLKLHIPKQFCQLPKLPFPEDFPEYPTKKQFIDYLESYAKHFEINPQFNECVQSARYDETSGLWRVKTVSTSAASTRTEVEYICRWLVVATGENAECVMPDIEGLAEFGGDVTHVGEYKSGEKFKGKKVLVVGCGNSGMEVSLDLCNHNASPSLVCRSSVHVLPREVLGKSTFELAVLMMKWLPLWLVDKLLLILAWLVLGNIEKYGLKRPAVGPMEYKNTMGKTPVLDIGALEKVRSRDIKVVPGIKRFLPGQVELVNGEKLDIDSVVLATGYRSNVPSWLQEGEFFSKNGFPKAPFPNGWKGKSGLYAVGFARRGLSGASSDAMRIAQDIGQVWKMETKQKKRTTACHRRCISQF from the exons ATGGAGAACTTGTTTCGTCTTGCCGATCACGAAAGTTTCTTCTCTCGCCGGTGCATTTGGGTTAACGGTCCGGCTATAATCGGGGCCGGTCCATCTGGGCTAGCCACAGCTGCTTGTCTTAGAGAACAAGGAGTGCCTTTTGTAGTCCTTGAAAGAGCCGAGTGCATAGCATCGTTGTGGCAAAAGCGCACCTACGACAGGCTAAAGCTTCACATTCCAAAGCAATTTTGCCAACTCCCTAAGCTTCCTTTTCCTGAAGACTTCCCTGAATACCCCACAAAGAAACAGTTCATTGACTATCTTGAATCCTATGCCAAGCACTTCGAGATCAACCCACAATTCAACGAGTGCGTTCAGTCCGCCAGGTACGATGAGACTAGCGGATTGTGGCGCGTCAAGACCGTTTCAACAAGCGCTGCTTCGACGCGCACTGAAGTTGAGTACATTTGCCGGTGGCTTGTGGTGGCCACAGGCGAAAATGCCGAGTGCGTGATGCCTGATATTGAAGGACTAGCGGAGTTCGGTGGCGATGTTACGCACGTTGGTGAGTACAAGTCCGGCGAGAAGTTCAAGGGAAAGAAAGTACTAGTTGTGGGGTGTGGCAATTCAGGCATGGAAGTTTCCCTTGATCTTTGCAACCACAATGCCTCTCCATCTTTGGTTTGCCGTAGCTCG GTCCATGTCTTGCCAAGAGAAGTTCTTGGAAAATCTACATTTGAATTGGCGGTTTTGATGATGAAATGGCTACCCCTTTGGCTGGTTGACAAGCTGCTGTTGATTTTGGCCTGGTTGGTGCTAGGAAACATTGAAAAGTACGGGCTAAAAAGGCCGGCAGTTGGTCCAATGGAGTACAAGAACACTATGGGGAAGACCCCTGTCCTGGACATTGGCGCGTTGGAGAAAGTCAGATCACGTGACATTAAGGTTGTTCCTGGAATCAAGAGGTTTTTACCAGGCCAAGTCGAGCTCGTCAATGGCGAAAAGCTTGATATAGATTCAGTTGTTCTGGCTACTGGATACCGCAGCAACGTACCTTCCTGGCTTCAG GAAGGTGAGTTTTTCTCCAAGAATGGTTTTCCAAAGGCACCATTTCCAAATGGGTGGAAAGGAAAATCTGGGCTCTATGCAGTTGGGTTCGCAAGGAGAGGGCTGTCTGGTGCATCCTCAGATGCCATGAGAATAGCACAAGACATTGGCCAGGTctggaaaatggaaacaaagcaaaagaagagAACCACGGCATGCCATAGACGATGCATTTCCCAGTTCTAA